AACCAATTCAATTCCTGTAACATCAATACCGCGAGCAGCAATATCGGTAGCTACCAAAACACGGTAACGTCCGGATTTAAAACCATCCAAAGCTTCCCGCCTTTGGTTTAAAGAACGGTTGGAATGTATTTCGGCGGCCTGATGACCCATAGCTTGCACCGCTCGAGTAACTTTTTTAGCATTAAATTTAGTACGACAAAACACTAAAGTCGAACCACGATAATCAGCCAGTAATTTTTTAAGCAATAAACTTTTAGATTCTCGCGCGACCACAAATAATTCTTGAGTAACTTTATCAGCCGCTGTGCCAGGCCGATCTATTTCCACTCGTACGGGTAACTTCATATAAGTAGCAGCAATCCGCACAATACCTTCGGGCATAGTGGCCGAAAATAACATAGTTTGACGATTGGTGGGAACAGCTTTTAAAATACGGTTTATTTGAGGCAAAAAACCCATATCCAGCATACGGTCGGCCTCGTCTAAAACCAAAATACTTACCTGATTAAGTTGAATAGTTTTTTGTTCCAAATGATCTATTAATCGACCAGGTGTGGCAATAATAATATGCGGGCGCTTAGACAGGGCTGTTAATTGCTTTCTAATATCCTGCCCGCCAATCAAGACAACTGTACGTAAACCAAAAGACCCACCAATTTTACGAAAAACCTCATCTACCTGTAAGGCCAATTCCCGAGTTGGTAAAATAACCAAAGCTTGGTTTTTTGAACCAGCTAAACGTTGTATAGCTGGCAAAGCAAAAGCCAAGGTTTTGCCTGTACCTGTTTGCGCTACGCCGATTAAATCTTTACCTTCAATAGCTGGCAAAATAGCCGCCTGTTGAATAGGTGTCGGAGTAACAAGTTTAAGTCGATCCAAAGTTTCTAACAGCCGTGGCGCAAGGCCTAAACCAAAAAAACCTTGGATAATATTTTTAGCTTCTGTCATAGAACAAGGCATTATCGCATTAAATCAGCCAACTGTCAAAGACTACATAAAAAATTAATTACTTTATTTGGTTATACTTTTATTAATTAATTTGCTATTTTGTTGATAAATAAAAAATAGACATCTTCTTAACGATCACTTTTCTGTATATAAAAATTCTTACTAAACATTTTAGCTAATTTATCAGCCCTCAACTTATTACGGGAAACAACTAAACGGCTGCGGCCCCGGCTATTTATCAATGAATTTAACTTATTTATAGCTGTTTGATCAACTACTTTGGTATTATGATACAAATTTTCAATATCTCTAGCTATCCTGGGATTTATCCAAACTTCAATTATAAACTCTCCCACCAAATTAAGATAATAATTCAAGCGAGGAAAAGGAACTTTATCGCTCATGTGATATTGACTATTATCGTTTCTGAATTCTTTTGTAATATATTGATCCAATGGAGTTCTACCATGAACAGTTAAAAAATACTTAGCTCCTCGTTCAACCATAAAATCACGTAAAGCCTTTTCACTATCACTACGTACCACAAAAAACCAACAATGTGGATTGTACAAAAATATTGGACCCTTTAAGTCTTGCCGCTCTATTAACATATAAAGAAGATGGCCCCAAAAAGCATCTGTTACAGCCGGATTGCTAAAATAATATTCTATTTTTTCTTTCTGGTCTAAAGAAGTGGCGTCCCCAAAATCAACCTGCTTTATATAATTACTACGAGCTGTAGAAAAATAGATAGACATTTCATTCAACCATTTCAAATTTAAAGAAGTTTGTTTGTGGTGTATCACCACTTCTTCCTGTTTCTTAAGTTTGCGTAAAGAAGCATAAACCCCCTGTTTGGTGGTACCAGGGCGCTCTTTTTTAATTTGTTCAATCAATTCCACCACATTTTTAGGACCGTATTTAAGTATATCTAATATATATTCGGCCAACTTTTTATTCCGCATCATATGCTTATAACTTAATACAATTTAATAAAAAAGTAAATAACTTGTTTACTTTTTATAATAAAACCCTTCTTTTATGGACAGCTCTAACATATCTGCTAACTTAGCTAGTTAAAACAAAAAAACACTAACCAACAAAGGAGGTTCAAATGGCACCATTTAAAAACTTGGCGCCTAGTATTCTACGGCAACGTTTAATAATTGAAGCACTTACAGAAAATTTAGTAACTCCGGAACAAATGGTGGACTACTTTAAAAAACTGGCTGAAGTTGTAAATATGGAAATAATCAACGGACCACAAGCTTATTCCGCTCACGAATTAGGCTTTGGTGGTTGGGTACACTGGCGTACCTCAGGAGCAACCATCTATAGTTATCCTTGCTCTCCCCCTCTGGTAACAGTGGATTGCTACACTTGTAAGCCGTTTGATGTTGCCGAGGCTGTAAAATTTACAGCTAAATATTTCCAAACCTTAAAAATTGTTTGGCAGGAAATATAAACCTAAAAGGCGAATGATTAATTCGCCTTTTTATTTAAAATTAATTTATTTCTTATCTAAAAAATCAGCCCAGCGCTTAACTTCCCTGTCTTTCCAAACGCCACTCTGATAAGCGTAAGCCGCTATTAACGGCAGGGTTAAAGTAGCTTCAGCATAAACCATTTGCTCGTAATTGGTTTCTACTTTGCCCCAAGAACTGGCTTCTTTAAGGGTAGAGCTGGAACAAGCGCCATCCCTAACATCGGCCACAGTTAATTGAATAGCGTACTGATGCATAGGAACTTCCTTACCCAATACTTCAGCCGCTACCACCGTGTCTTGGGCAAAATTCTTAGGCACACCGCCGCCAATCATCAATAAACCACTGGTCGGAGCGGCCATTTTAATTTTGGTTAACTCCAAAAAATCTTTTACCGAATCAATTGATAAATGTTTTTCCGGATTATGGTATTGATGATAAACCAAACCAAAACCGGCTGAAGAATCGGAAAAAGCCGGACAAAAAATTGGCACACCTTTTTCGTAAGCTACTTGGACTAAAGAATCCTGCTTTTTAGCGCCACCCTCTTTTAAGAACTGGCCCATGACCTTAATAAACTCCCGCGAAGAATAAGGCTTGGCTTCCAAAGAATCAGCAATTTTACCAATAATAGCATCACAATCTTTTAGTTCTTCTTCATTAATAAAAGTATCGTAAATACGGTCAATAGAAAGATCTCTAAGTTCGTTATCGTCTATAAAAGGTGTACCTTTATAATGCTTATAACCTAAAGCTTCAAAAAAATCCATGTCGACAATGGAAGCACCGGTGGCTACAATAGCATCCACCATATTATTTTTTATTAAATCAACATACACCTGCATACAACCGCCAGCACTGGTGGAACCAGCCAAAGTTAAAATAACCGTGCAATCTTTTTTGGCTAGCATCATTTTGTAAATGTCAGCCGCCCGCGCTAAATCACGCGACGAAAAAGACATTTTGGACATAGCTGGCACTAAATACGAAGCATCAATCTTAGTAAAATCAATATGCTCAATCGTCTCTTTTAATAAATCCGCTTTACTTAATTTAGACATAATTAATAATTATTAATTTCTAATTTTAAATTTAATAATCTCTTAACTTTCTCATATCTACATGCAACTGAATACGTTCCAAAGCCTTGGCTTCTATTTGACGAATACGCTCTCTAGTCACACCAAACTCCTGGCCAACCTCTTCTAAAGTATGAGAAACACCATCTTGCAAACCAAAACGCATTTCCAATATTTTTTGTTCACGTGGTGTAAGCTCGCCCACTATTTCTTTAACATGATCACGCAAAAGTTGCAAAGCCGCCACTCTATCCGGACTAACAGTTTTTATATCTTCAATAAAATCACCCAAAGTAGAATCTTCATCATCTTCGCCGACCGAAGTTTCCAAACTAATGGTTTCCTGAGAAATTTTAATAATATGCAAAATCTTTTCCAAAGGCTCGCCCATTTCAGCAGCAATTTCTTCGGGCAAAGGTTCCCGGCCTAAATCTTGAATTAACTGGCGCTCCACTTGCTGAAAACGATTAATAGTTTCGACCATATGAACCGGTATACGAATAGTTCGTGACTGATCAGCTAAAGCTCGGGTAATAGCTTGGCGAATCCACCAGGTGGCATAAGTAGAAAATTTATAACCCTTGCGATAATCAAATTTTTCTACAGCCCGGAACATACCAATATTACCTTCCTGAATTAAATCTAACAGTGACAAAGACTTACCAGTAAATTTTTTGGCAATCGATACAACCAACCGCAAATTAGCTTCTATTAATCTTTTTTTAGCCTCTTGTTCGCCTCGTTCCTTGCGCTTGGCTAACACCACTTCTTCTTCCGAAGTTAACAAAGGCACCTTACCAATTTCCCTTAAATACATTTGGATAGAATCAGTAGAAATTTCCGAAAGGTCATAAGGTTTTTTTTCATTAATCAAACCGGCTTTTTTAAAAATTTCTTCTCGTTTTTCACCCATATCCAAAATGCCACCATCGGTTTCCAAAACCTGAATGCCCTGCTTATCCAAATCATCCAAAAAATCATCATATTTCTGGGCATATTCTTCCACCTCGGGAAAAACAGTCAAAGCCTCATCTTCGGTGATAAAACCGCGACTGCGTCCTTTGCGAATTAATTTTCCTAAATCATCCTGATTTATTTCTAAAACAACTAGCTTTTTAGCTTTAGTTGATTTCTTAACAGATTTAACAGCTAAACGTTTAACTGTTTTTTTTACGGCTTTAGCTTTGGTTGATTTTTTAACCAACTTTTTCTTAGCTGTAACCGATTTTTTTACGGCTTTAGCTTTGGTTGATTTTTTAACCGACCGACTGGTTTTTTTGCCAGCTGACTTAAGAGTAGATTTTTTTGTCATATTAATTATTGCTGAACCCTAGCCAATTCTTGACTAATAGCGGCAAAACGGGCCAGGACTTCTTCCAGCTCGTTATGGTCGCCGGACTGTTCAGTTTGGCGAATTAAAACGCTTAAACGTTTAAGTTCAGCGCTTAAATATAAAACATTGAGTTGCTTAAGTAAGGAAGCTAATTCCGCTTCCAGTTCAAAAGACTCCATGTCAACGAAATCATGTTCAGCTTGGAGCTGGAGTATACCGATCAGCTGGCTCAATGAGGCTTCAGCTGAAAGCTCCTGTAAAAGACTGCTAATTTCGTTAGTCTGATCTAAATTATAGTAAAGACGCAGCTGATTGTAAAGTTCTTGCAAGAGACCAGGCGGTACAACTTCAGTTTTAAAATTATCCATAACTCTAGCAAAATAAGAAGGCTCCTTAATAATCAAAGCCAATAAACGCTGAAATAATACTTCCGGGCGAGTAGCTGGATTAATCGCCACAACTGGCTCCTCGGCTGATTTCTTATCTACAGAATATTTAAGAACTGGTGATTTTTGTTTAGTCATTAATAAAGAAAATTTTTGCCTAATAGCTGATTCGTTAACTTTAAGTTCCCTGCTTAATTGTTTAAGATAAAAATCTTGCTCAATTGGATCGGGTAATTTACCAATAACTGTTAATAATTTATCAGCCGCCTGACTTTGGCCTTGTCGACTGGTTATATCAATATTTTTTAAAACTGTCTGAAAGGCACTATCCACTATAGGCAAAGCTTGCTCCACGGCTTTTAGCAAACCTGCCTGGTCCTGCCTAGCACAATCATCTGGATCCTTGCCTTGAGGCAAAGTTATAACCCTAACTTCTAAACCAGCCTGCAAGGCTATATCAATACCCCGTTCGGCCGCGCTTTGACCAGCTAAATCCGCATCAAAAGCTAATCTAACTTCACTAGTATAACGTTTAATTAATTTGATCTGTTCTAAGGTTAAAGCCGTACCCGAAGTAGCCACCACATTTTTTATACCAACTTGCCAACAAGCCAACACATCCATATAACCCTCCACTAAAACGGCATAACCTAACTCTCTAATAAACTGTTTGGCTCGATCTAAATTGTAAACCAACAAACTTTTATTATAAACCAAACCTTGCGGAGAATTTATATATTTAGCTTCTTTGGGTTCAACTTGTAAGGTCCGACCACCAAAACCAACTATACGGCCCTGCAAATCATTTATCGGAAACATTAACCGGTCACGAAATCTGTCATAAAGTCCGGGGCCCCGATCACTTTTAACACCTACTCCAGCCGCCACTATTTCCGATAAGCTAAAACCTTGATTAGTTAAATAAATACTTAACTTGTCCCAATCTTTAGGAGCATAGCCTAAACCAAAAACTGTTAAACTATCCTGGTTCACTTGGCGTTTATTTAAATATTGACGAGGCACCACACCAAAAGAACCTAACAAATAGTCAGTATAAAATTTTTGCGTAGCTTCCAAAACCGCAAACACCCGCAAACGCTGATTATATTCCCCGGGCTTGGCCTGATACTGTTGTAAGGTAACACCGGCTTTACGAGCTAAAATTTCCAAAGCTTCGGGAAATTCCAAACCTTCCATTTTTTGGACAAACTCAAAAATATCGCCACCAAGGTTGCAACCAAAACAATGCCACATCTGCCGTTCTTTGCTCACCATAAAAGAGGGGCTTTTTTCATTGTGAAACGGACACAAGCCTTTATAATTCTGACCAGCCGGTTTTAGTTGCATGTATTCGGACAACACATCCACTACATCCAGTCGCGACTTTATTTGTTGTACGTTGTCGTTGTTGGTTGCCATGTTATAAAAAACAACTTTTAAATATTCTACTCAAACCTCAGTAAATTAATATTCTTTTCCACTTCACTATATTTAAATAAACCACCGTTCATACACAAATACACACCCTCAGCCACGCTATTAAAAGAAGCTATACTATAACCTAAATTAAAAGCAGCGTCGGAAACAGCAAAACCCATAATCGGAATCATAGAACCGGTAATAATAATTTTTTTATTTATTGGACCATCAGTTATTAAATTTTCTTCCAAAAATTTTGCTGTGTCCTTCATGGTAAAAGTACCGTGGGTTATTAATATATTACTGTGGCTAGTTATTTTTATTTCCTTAACTAATTTTTCCAAATCTTCCCTTGTTATACTACGACTATCTTTATTACAAACGGTTTCAACGCTGAATGTAAAATGCGGCTTGATAAGATTTTTAAAATAACTATCAATAGTAGAATCAATTTTCATTAATTCTTTGTTGATATTTTCATAAGCCGGGTCGTTAAATTCCACCGTACCACCCATTTTTAGAATATGAATATGATTTTTTAACATAGGCTATTTATACACTAACTATTAAAAAATAAATTTCCTACATCTTATAAAGTATACCCCGTCCTCCCCAAAGGGCACCAGAATGCTATTTATTTTATTACCCTTAAAAAAAACTATTTAGCCTATTTTATTAATCTTTTTGGCGGAGAGGGGGGATTCCCCGCCGACAGCGGGGCAAACTGCCCTACCCGATACCTTGCGGTATATCCCGCCCTGGCGGGACGCATTAAGCTACTATTAAAATAATAACCTATTTAAACAATCTTTTAAATTCGTTACCACCATGATAACTTTTTATTTGTTTTTCTCTTTTTACCGCCTCTTTTCTACTACTATATAATTCACTATATACCAATTTCCACGGCGCTTCTTTTTTAGTTAATTTACTTCTACTAGAATTATGCCTAATCAATCTATCTTCCAGATTACCAGTTGATCCTATGTAATACCTGTCCGTCTTCTGACTTTTTAAAACATAAACATAATACATATTCTTTCCCCCCAAAGAATATATCTAATTTCCTAAGCGGAGAGAGGGGGATTCGAACCCCCGATACCTTGCGGTATACCTGCTCTCCAAGCAGGCGCACTAGACCACTATGCGACCTCTCCGCCCAGGAAATTAAACATTTTAAACTTACAAACTTTTTAAGATACCAAGTTACCGGGATTATATCCCGCCCTTGGCGGTGGTATGCGACCTCTCCGCCAAAAAGACTAAACCCTATTTTAGCTTTGCTACTGTAACACTTTTCTTTAAAAAAATAAAGCCCTTGGGTAAAGGACTTATTATTAAAAATTTACCCAAGGGGAAAACATGACTAACCAACTAAATAAGCTGAACGCTGGCCGCAACAACCGTAAATATATCAAACGGATTTTGAGATTTTAACTTAGTGGCACCGGTTGAAGTTTTTAATAAAGTAACATTATCGGGTAACTTAATCTTTTCAACAACAGTATGAGGCAATCTTTGTTCTGAGGCCATAAATATTATTTCATCACCATCGGGACGAAAAACATAATTATGTCCGCCAAACAAAATTTCCATATCCGAATTAATCTGTTTACAAACCGTCGGCCAGTTTGCTGAATTAAAAGGTTGGCTACTCATTTTTACTCCATAATTTTATTTTAAAATTAGTTATTTTTTGCCTGCTTGTTAATTTATAGCAAGCAATTAGTTCTCACTCGACAGATGAGTCCGAGTGGAAAAGTGGAGAAAAATTTTAAAGAGCTTTTATTTTTTATGTAACCATTGGCCTCCTATATTTTTTGATAAATTTTATTTTGATAATTTTAATAGTAAACTAAAATAGCATTAAATTAAAGTAACGTCAAGGGTAATAATTAGATAAAATCTAAAAAATCTTATTAACCTTTGATTAAAAACACCCATTGTTAATTAAGTAACAATGGGTGTTTAAGTGCTAATACTTCACTTATTTACGCTTTAACTTCTTTTCTAATTTGGCGATTCTTAATTTAGTTTCTAAAACCGTATCCGGATTTAAAGAAATAGAATCTATACCCTCCCTTACCAAAAACTCAGCAAAATCCGGGAAGTCCGAGGGCGCTTGCCCACAAATACCAATCTTAGTTTTAGAAGCCTTAGCCGCTTTAATTACCTGGCTAATTAAACTCTTAACTGCTTGATTACGTTCGTCATAAACATGGGCCACTAAAGCCGAATCCCTATCCACCCCTAAGGTTAACTGGGTTAAATCATTGGAGCCAATAGAAAAGCCGTCAAAAATCTTGGCAAACTCCTGAGCCAAAATAACATTGGAAGGTATTTCACACATCACATAAACTTCCAAACCATTCTGACCGCGTTTTAACCCTTCCTCGGCCATAATCTTAAGAACTTTTTGGCCCTCTAGTACAGTGCGGCAAAAAGGCACCATAATTTTAAGGTTAGTTAAACCAAATTCTTGTCTAACTTTTTTTAAAGCCTTACATTCCAAACGAAAAGCCGGCTCATAAGTTGGATCGTAATACCGAGAAGCTCCGCGCCAACCAATCATTGGGTTTCTTTCTTCGGGCTCAAAAGCTTTGCCACCAATTAAATTGGCATACTCATTACTTCTAAAATCAGACAAACGAATAATAACATCTTTGGGATAAAAAGCCGCTGCTAAGACAGCCACTCCTTCAGCTAATTTGTCTATATAATATTGGCTTTTATTTTTATAACCATAAGTTAGCTGATCAATTTTTTTCTTAGCTGATTTATCCTTTAACTTACCATAATTCAACAAAGCTAATGGATGAATTTTTATAAAATCATTAATAATCAATTCCTGACGAGCTAAACCTACGCCGTCGCTGGGCAAACTAGACAAAGCAAAAGCCTGCTGTGGTTCACCTATATTCATCATAATCATTGTTTTGGTTTCGGGTAGTTTTCCTAAATCAGTTTTCTTAATCTCAAAAGGCAACAAACCTTCATAAACTTGACCGACTTCTCCTTCAGCGCAAGAAACAGTAATCGGCTTACCCTCTTTAAGAGTTGTTGTGCCGTGAATAGTACCGACTATACAAGGAATACCCAACTCTCTGGAAACTATAGCCGCATGGCAGGTCCGGCCACCAGAATTGGTTACAATGGCCGAGGCTTGCTTCATAACCGGTTCCCAATCCGGATCGGTCATTTCGGTTACCAGCACGCTCCCGGGCTTAAAATGGCTAATCTGGCCAACCTGTTTAATAATATTAACCTTACCTTGACCAATTTTAGCTCCCACAGCTGTACCAGTTATTAACACTTTACCTTTTTTATTAAGTTGATACTTTTCTAGCATTTGCCTAGATTTATTAGCCTCCACTGTTTCTGGACGAGCTTGAACCATATACAACTTATTAGTTAAACCATCTTTAGCCCATTCCATATCCATAGGTTTTTTGTAATGATCCTCCACCTGAATAGCCCAAGTAGCTAATTGCAAAATTTCTTTATCGGTTAAAGTAAATTTTTGCTGGTCAGCTAAAGTAACATTTTTCTTAGCCGTAGGCCTATTACCCTGACCATAAACCAATTTAACTTTTTTGGAACCTAATTTTTTAGAAATAATTGCCGGATAACCTTTTTTAAAAGTCGGTTTAAAAACAACATATTCGTCGGGATTAACATAACCTTTAACTATATACTCGCCTAAACCATAAGTGGCGTTAATAATAACTGTTTCACGAAAACCAGATTCCGTATCAATACTAAACATAACACCGGATACGGATTTATCGGAACGAACCATTTTTTGCACAGCAATCGACAAAGCAATAGCAAAATGATCAAACTTTTTATCTACCCGATAAGAAATCGCCCGATCAGTAAACAACGAAGCCACACATTCTTTGGAAGCCTTAAGTAAAGCCT
This is a stretch of genomic DNA from Patescibacteria group bacterium. It encodes these proteins:
- a CDS encoding DEAD/DEAH box helicase, with translation MTEAKNIIQGFFGLGLAPRLLETLDRLKLVTPTPIQQAAILPAIEGKDLIGVAQTGTGKTLAFALPAIQRLAGSKNQALVILPTRELALQVDEVFRKIGGSFGLRTVVLIGGQDIRKQLTALSKRPHIIIATPGRLIDHLEQKTIQLNQVSILVLDEADRMLDMGFLPQINRILKAVPTNRQTMLFSATMPEGIVRIAATYMKLPVRVEIDRPGTAADKVTQELFVVARESKSLLLKKLLADYRGSTLVFCRTKFNAKKVTRAVQAMGHQAAEIHSNRSLNQRREALDGFKSGRYRVLVATDIAARGIDVTGIELVINYDLPDNPGDYVHRIGRTGRAGQSGLAISFATPDQRKEVREIEKLVRIMLSPSKLPVLPTLDKTSVTPRSTRSSGSAKSRRGYGGGKQYPARRQYR
- a CDS encoding S-adenosylmethionine decarboxylase, whose product is MAPFKNLAPSILRQRLIIEALTENLVTPEQMVDYFKKLAEVVNMEIINGPQAYSAHELGFGGWVHWRTSGATIYSYPCSPPLVTVDCYTCKPFDVAEAVKFTAKYFQTLKIVWQEI
- a CDS encoding deoxyhypusine synthase; the encoded protein is MSKLSKADLLKETIEHIDFTKIDASYLVPAMSKMSFSSRDLARAADIYKMMLAKKDCTVILTLAGSTSAGGCMQVYVDLIKNNMVDAIVATGASIVDMDFFEALGYKHYKGTPFIDDNELRDLSIDRIYDTFINEEELKDCDAIIGKIADSLEAKPYSSREFIKVMGQFLKEGGAKKQDSLVQVAYEKGVPIFCPAFSDSSAGFGLVYHQYHNPEKHLSIDSVKDFLELTKIKMAAPTSGLLMIGGGVPKNFAQDTVVAAEVLGKEVPMHQYAIQLTVADVRDGACSSSTLKEASSWGKVETNYEQMVYAEATLTLPLIAAYAYQSGVWKDREVKRWADFLDKK
- a CDS encoding sigma-70 family RNA polymerase sigma factor, with the protein product MTKKSTLKSAGKKTSRSVKKSTKAKAVKKSVTAKKKLVKKSTKAKAVKKTVKRLAVKSVKKSTKAKKLVVLEINQDDLGKLIRKGRSRGFITEDEALTVFPEVEEYAQKYDDFLDDLDKQGIQVLETDGGILDMGEKREEIFKKAGLINEKKPYDLSEISTDSIQMYLREIGKVPLLTSEEEVVLAKRKERGEQEAKKRLIEANLRLVVSIAKKFTGKSLSLLDLIQEGNIGMFRAVEKFDYRKGYKFSTYATWWIRQAITRALADQSRTIRIPVHMVETINRFQQVERQLIQDLGREPLPEEIAAEMGEPLEKILHIIKISQETISLETSVGEDDEDSTLGDFIEDIKTVSPDRVAALQLLRDHVKEIVGELTPREQKILEMRFGLQDGVSHTLEEVGQEFGVTRERIRQIEAKALERIQLHVDMRKLRDY
- the dnaG gene encoding DNA primase, translated to MATNNDNVQQIKSRLDVVDVLSEYMQLKPAGQNYKGLCPFHNEKSPSFMVSKERQMWHCFGCNLGGDIFEFVQKMEGLEFPEALEILARKAGVTLQQYQAKPGEYNQRLRVFAVLEATQKFYTDYLLGSFGVVPRQYLNKRQVNQDSLTVFGLGYAPKDWDKLSIYLTNQGFSLSEIVAAGVGVKSDRGPGLYDRFRDRLMFPINDLQGRIVGFGGRTLQVEPKEAKYINSPQGLVYNKSLLVYNLDRAKQFIRELGYAVLVEGYMDVLACWQVGIKNVVATSGTALTLEQIKLIKRYTSEVRLAFDADLAGQSAAERGIDIALQAGLEVRVITLPQGKDPDDCARQDQAGLLKAVEQALPIVDSAFQTVLKNIDITSRQGQSQAADKLLTVIGKLPDPIEQDFYLKQLSRELKVNESAIRQKFSLLMTKQKSPVLKYSVDKKSAEEPVVAINPATRPEVLFQRLLALIIKEPSYFARVMDNFKTEVVPPGLLQELYNQLRLYYNLDQTNEISSLLQELSAEASLSQLIGILQLQAEHDFVDMESFELEAELASLLKQLNVLYLSAELKRLSVLIRQTEQSGDHNELEEVLARFAAISQELARVQQ
- a CDS encoding asparaginase, encoding MLKNHIHILKMGGTVEFNDPAYENINKELMKIDSTIDSYFKNLIKPHFTFSVETVCNKDSRSITREDLEKLVKEIKITSHSNILITHGTFTMKDTAKFLEENLITDGPINKKIIITGSMIPIMGFAVSDAAFNLGYSIASFNSVAEGVYLCMNGGLFKYSEVEKNINLLRFE
- a CDS encoding GIY-YIG nuclease family protein, translated to MYYVYVLKSQKTDRYYIGSTGNLEDRLIRHNSSRSKLTKKEAPWKLVYSELYSSRKEAVKREKQIKSYHGGNEFKRLFK
- the ppsA gene encoding phosphoenolpyruvate synthase, which encodes MTNRTNQFILPFSQITIKDIPLVGGKNASLGEMYQKLLKRGVRVPDGFAVTAYAYRYFLKQAGLDKKIRTLLKGLNTHNLKDLAARGKAVRQVILQAEFPEDLKEAIAKAYQTLSKEFKTVNLGVAVRSSATAEDLPDASFAGQQESYLNIKGVEALLKASKECVASLFTDRAISYRVDKKFDHFAIALSIAVQKMVRSDKSVSGVMFSIDTESGFRETVIINATYGLGEYIVKGYVNPDEYVVFKPTFKKGYPAIISKKLGSKKVKLVYGQGNRPTAKKNVTLADQQKFTLTDKEILQLATWAIQVEDHYKKPMDMEWAKDGLTNKLYMVQARPETVEANKSRQMLEKYQLNKKGKVLITGTAVGAKIGQGKVNIIKQVGQISHFKPGSVLVTEMTDPDWEPVMKQASAIVTNSGGRTCHAAIVSRELGIPCIVGTIHGTTTLKEGKPITVSCAEGEVGQVYEGLLPFEIKKTDLGKLPETKTMIMMNIGEPQQAFALSSLPSDGVGLARQELIINDFIKIHPLALLNYGKLKDKSAKKKIDQLTYGYKNKSQYYIDKLAEGVAVLAAAFYPKDVIIRLSDFRSNEYANLIGGKAFEPEERNPMIGWRGASRYYDPTYEPAFRLECKALKKVRQEFGLTNLKIMVPFCRTVLEGQKVLKIMAEEGLKRGQNGLEVYVMCEIPSNVILAQEFAKIFDGFSIGSNDLTQLTLGVDRDSALVAHVYDERNQAVKSLISQVIKAAKASKTKIGICGQAPSDFPDFAEFLVREGIDSISLNPDTVLETKLRIAKLEKKLKRK